The stretch of DNA GGCTCTTCTCTTCCTTGGGCACACCATCAGCAGGGGTGATATCGCCAACAATAGCTGGGCAGTAAAATGGTTGAAATGAGTTAACCAAAGTAGCATCCTGATAAGCAATTTTGACCATGTTTATTTTGCACAATTGGAAAGGACAATGCATGTGTAATTTCAGACTGATCACCAACACCCTCACATTCCAACAATTTCAAAGTTGAAAGCCACAAAATCGAACAAAGGAAGAGTCATCGGGGATTACCTTCGGCTATGTCATGCACAATCGCCATTTTCACACACCTGTAGAACACGAAAGAAACTTACAACTCATTAGGCAAAAGAGGATACTAGAAGAACGAGGTCCCACCGCACAATGGGAGGGAATGGCTGGGTATCCACGCACCTATCGCGGTTGACGCCGGCCGGAAGGTCGGCGGCGACGAGCGCCATGACTCCCATCCGGTACATGTGGTCGGCCACCGACTCGGGGCCCGGCACCCCGCGCCTCACCCACCCCGCCCTCTTCGTCGTCTGCGACCCACGCCGCACATCATCCCATCACACGAGATCAACCAACGATGCAAGCAAGACCTAAACCGGTGGTGGAGCAGGCAGGCAGCACTCACCTTGAGGCGGTAGCAGAGCGTGAGGAAGTCGATGGCGGAGGacgccgaggaggccgccggggccgcGGGGTCGGACCCAGGGGCCGGGGcgggcgaggaggaggacgacatggcggcggcgaggcgaggccggaggtggcgcgcgcggtggtgaggggagaggaggggggacctggtcgcggcggcggcggcggcgcagagggAGGAGAGGGAAAAGGCTCGGCTCCCACCCATGGCTGGGGTTAAGTATTGGGTGAGGTGAGGTGAGGCCGGGAGGAGCGGTGCGGTGGCCGTCCGGGAATGCCGGGGCGGTGGGGGTGGTGGTGGTTGTGGCGAGGGCCGCGAAAGCAGCGCGCCGCGTGCGTGCGCGCCGGGTGGCCCAGATTGCGCGGCGATCCCCCGCCCCGTTCTCCCCGCGAGTTTGGGCTGCGTCACCGTGTTTTCCTTACCCAAAACAAACGCCGGAATGGCCCAATCGCGTGTGCATGGTCTAGCCCCAGGGCATCAtttaaaaacataaaaataataacactCCATGGCGAACTTTTTTTTGAAGATGTACCCGAAGGCATACATTTCTTTTGTTCATAACAGTAACTATACAGAAATGAAATGCATACAAGCAACACAAAACAAGAAACATACAAGCGGTTGTCCTAAGGTGCATTTCTCTAATTCCTCACAATTATGTTTatatcctccagaaaaaatcaaagTATCTCTCTCCCGATTGCATGTATCCTTCCTTGTAGAAAAAAAAGAAAGTACTTGTCTCCCAATTACGTGCATCTCTTCCTTTTCTGACCTAATAGATTTACTTGCCGCTAACCAATTAGCCAAGGATAATCTCACCATAAATTCTATATAATTATGTGCCTTATCCAGTATGCCAAAAATATACACTTTCCATAAAGGAAAGGTGGGACTATATCCATGGTGAAGCGAATGGCATAGATCATGACCCTCAGCACTTTCCATTACAAAGTGCAAGGT from Triticum dicoccoides isolate Atlit2015 ecotype Zavitan chromosome 6A, WEW_v2.0, whole genome shotgun sequence encodes:
- the LOC119316288 gene encoding 5'-deoxynucleotidase HDDC2-like, which encodes MGGSRAFSLSSLCAAAAAATRSPLLSPHHRARHLRPRLAAAMSSSSSPAPAPGSDPAAPAASSASSAIDFLTLCYRLKTTKRAGWVRRGVPGPESVADHMYRMGVMALVAADLPAGVNRDRCVKMAIVHDIAEAIVGDITPADGVPKEEKSRREKEALDHMCALLGGGSRADEIRELWMEYENNATLEAKVVKDFDKVEMILQALEYEKEQGRDLEEFFQSTAGKFQTDVGKAWAAEVASRRK